CTTAATAGATACCGCGCATTCCCGGCCCTTCTTGTCCTCTCCCGTTTCGAAGGTAACGCGGGAACCCACCGGCACAATCGCGCTGTCATAGTCGGGACACTCACTTATATGAAAGAACAAACGAGACTTCCCGGCATTGATGAAGCCCCATCCGCGCTCGTCATTAAAGTGAGCTACGACGCCGGAACTGCGCTTAACTTTCGGTTGCTTAGGAGCTTTGGTAGGCGATTTCCCCAGACTCGGCCCGATCAGCGCGTTCACCTCTTCCTGCTCCTCTCCAAAAAGACCGTCCCAAACCCTATTTGCGTATCCCATTACTCAACACTCTCCTCTAAATTTTCTTCCGCAGGTTCTACCCACGAGACTTTTTTGTCTGATTTCTTACCGGTCAATCTACTTTCAAGTAACTGCCGCGCATAGCCGCGTTCCTGCTTCGTAAGTTGGTAACGGCCGAGTACGTTGCAGTGGTAATCGATTGTGTCCGCGTCAAAACAGCGGCGTAGCACCTTCGTAACGTGTTCAAAAGCTTCCCGCGCTACCTTGGCAAGCGGGTACGCATCGTACGTAAAGAAACGGCGA
The window above is part of the Paenibacillus sp. 1781tsa1 genome. Proteins encoded here:
- a CDS encoding cold-shock protein, which codes for MGYANRVWDGLFGEEQEEVNALIGPSLGKSPTKAPKQPKVKRSSGVVAHFNDERGWGFINAGKSRLFFHISECPDYDSAIVPVGSRVTFETGEDKKGRECAVSIKVFE